One window from the genome of Pseudomonas fluorescens encodes:
- a CDS encoding DUF1302 domain-containing protein — protein sequence MTSATTFWRRAKLPLAVSLASSLAGPAFGVSFNIGEIEGQFDSSLSVGASWSTANANKDLIGVNNGGKGLSQTSDDGHLNFKRGETFSKIFKGIHDLELKYGDTGVFVRGKYWYDFELKDEHRLYKDISDSNRKEGAKSSGGQILDAFVYHNYSIADQPGSVRLGKQVVSWGESTFIQGGINSINPVDVSAFRRPGAEIKEGLIPVNMFYVSQSLTDNLSAEAFYQIEWDQTVVDNCGTFFSQPDVIADGCTDNLRVLNKRSTIPLPGVILPILEGQGVDINEEGVLVRRGPDRDARDSGQWGASLKYMFEPLDTEFGAYFMNYHSRAPIFSAQGAAQQFYTAGPIAALRPLIVAGNSNYFVEYPEDIRLYGLSFSTTLPTGTAWSGEISYRPNAPVQLSTTDILFAGVTPLPGFGDASVLQGTPGQDLHGYRRKEITQFQTTFTHFLDQVMGASRLTLVGEIGVTHVGGLESKSDARYGRDPVFGPGELPNGFCNSLNTSTATGGGQTINDVNSNCNNDGFTTSTSWGYRARAIWEYPDVFAGVNLKPNVAWSHDVKGYSPGPGGNFEEGRKAVSLGLDAEYQNTYNASLAYTNFFGGDFSTVDDRDFLALSVGVTF from the coding sequence ATGACCTCAGCAACCACGTTCTGGCGCCGGGCAAAACTGCCTCTGGCGGTCAGTCTCGCCTCTTCGCTCGCCGGGCCAGCATTCGGCGTCAGTTTCAACATCGGTGAAATCGAAGGCCAGTTCGACTCGTCCCTGTCGGTCGGCGCGAGCTGGTCCACGGCCAACGCCAACAAGGACCTGATCGGCGTCAACAATGGCGGCAAGGGCTTGTCGCAGACCTCCGATGACGGCCACTTGAACTTCAAGCGAGGGGAAACCTTCTCGAAGATCTTCAAGGGCATCCATGACCTGGAACTGAAATACGGCGATACTGGCGTGTTCGTGCGTGGCAAGTACTGGTACGACTTCGAACTCAAGGACGAACACCGCCTGTACAAGGACATCAGCGACAGCAACCGCAAGGAAGGCGCCAAGTCCTCCGGCGGGCAGATCCTCGATGCGTTCGTCTACCACAACTATTCCATTGCCGATCAGCCAGGCTCTGTGCGCCTGGGCAAGCAGGTGGTCAGTTGGGGTGAAAGCACGTTCATCCAGGGCGGCATCAACTCCATCAACCCGGTCGACGTGTCCGCGTTCCGTCGTCCTGGCGCCGAGATCAAGGAAGGCCTGATCCCGGTCAACATGTTCTACGTGTCCCAGAGCCTGACCGACAACCTGTCGGCCGAGGCGTTCTACCAGATTGAATGGGACCAGACCGTGGTGGATAACTGCGGTACGTTCTTCTCCCAGCCGGATGTGATTGCCGACGGTTGCACCGATAACCTGCGGGTGCTGAACAAGCGTTCGACCATTCCGCTGCCGGGCGTCATTCTTCCAATATTGGAAGGCCAGGGTGTCGATATCAACGAAGAAGGCGTGCTGGTACGCCGTGGCCCGGACCGCGATGCCCGCGACAGCGGCCAGTGGGGCGCATCGTTGAAGTACATGTTCGAACCACTGGACACCGAGTTCGGTGCCTACTTCATGAACTACCACAGCCGTGCGCCGATTTTCAGTGCCCAAGGGGCTGCGCAGCAGTTCTACACCGCGGGGCCAATCGCGGCACTGCGTCCTCTGATCGTGGCGGGTAACTCCAACTACTTCGTCGAATACCCGGAAGATATCCGTCTCTATGGCCTGAGTTTCTCCACGACACTGCCTACCGGCACGGCATGGAGCGGTGAGATCAGCTACCGCCCGAATGCACCTGTGCAACTGAGCACCACTGATATCCTCTTCGCCGGTGTGACGCCACTTCCCGGATTTGGTGATGCATCGGTGCTCCAGGGCACGCCGGGCCAAGACCTGCATGGCTATCGCCGTAAAGAGATCACTCAGTTCCAGACCACATTCACGCACTTCCTCGATCAAGTCATGGGCGCCAGCCGCCTGACCCTGGTGGGTGAAATCGGGGTGACCCATGTCGGCGGCCTGGAAAGCAAATCCGACGCTCGCTATGGCCGTGATCCGGTGTTCGGTCCGGGCGAACTGCCCAACGGTTTCTGTAACTCGCTCAATACGTCTACTGCGACGGGGGGCGGCCAGACCATCAACGACGTGAACAGCAACTGCAACAACGACGGCTTCACCACCTCCACGTCCTGGGGCTACCGTGCTCGCGCCATCTGGGAATACCCGGACGTGTTCGCTGGCGTGAACCTCAAGCCCAACGTGGCCTGGTCCCATGACGTCAAAGGCTACTCGCCAGGCCCTGGCGGCAACTTCGAAGAAGGCCGCAAAGCCGTCAGCCTCGGGCTGGATGCCGAGTACCAGAACACCTACAACGCCAGCCTGGCCTACACCAACTTCTTTGGTGGCGACTTCAGCACTGTGGACGATCGTGACTTCCTGGCGCTCAGCGTCGGCGTGACCTTCTAA
- a CDS encoding TRAP transporter substrate-binding protein translates to MLKPVWKALACTLAFGAWGTAMAAEPIVIKFSHVVGDQTPKGQGALMFKKLTEERLPGKVKVEVYPNSTLYGDDKEMEALLLGEVQIIARSLAKFDQYTKTVQLFDLPFLFDDIAAVDRFQQSPEGQKLLKSMESKNVIGLAYWHNGMKQLSASKPLRTPEDARGLTFRIQTSAVLEEQFKAVDAKAKPMIFSVVYQGLRTGLVNGTENTYSNFYNQKLNEVQKYVTESNHGILDYMLITTSDFWNGLPPDIRSELDQIVVESTAHANQEAEKFNQQDKQHVLDAKTTEIITLTPQERSVWRERMKPVWAKFEKEIGPDLIKAAEASNSAQ, encoded by the coding sequence ATGCTCAAACCTGTATGGAAAGCGCTCGCCTGCACCCTGGCTTTCGGCGCGTGGGGCACGGCCATGGCGGCTGAGCCGATCGTCATCAAGTTCTCCCACGTGGTAGGCGACCAAACGCCCAAGGGCCAGGGCGCGTTGATGTTCAAGAAGCTGACGGAAGAGCGGCTGCCGGGCAAAGTGAAGGTCGAGGTCTACCCCAACTCCACGCTGTACGGCGATGACAAGGAGATGGAAGCCCTGCTCCTGGGGGAGGTGCAGATCATTGCGCGGTCACTGGCCAAGTTCGATCAGTACACCAAGACCGTGCAGCTGTTCGACTTACCCTTTCTATTCGACGACATCGCCGCAGTAGACCGTTTCCAGCAAAGCCCCGAGGGCCAGAAACTGCTCAAGTCCATGGAAAGCAAGAACGTCATCGGCCTGGCCTATTGGCACAACGGCATGAAGCAGTTGTCGGCCAGCAAGCCATTGCGCACCCCTGAGGATGCCCGTGGCCTGACGTTCCGGATACAGACCTCTGCGGTGCTGGAGGAGCAGTTCAAGGCGGTGGATGCCAAGGCCAAACCGATGATTTTCTCGGTGGTGTACCAGGGGCTGCGCACCGGCCTGGTCAACGGCACGGAAAATACCTATTCGAACTTCTACAACCAGAAGCTCAATGAGGTGCAGAAATACGTCACCGAATCCAACCACGGCATACTCGACTACATGTTGATCACCACGTCGGACTTCTGGAACGGCCTGCCGCCGGATATCCGCAGCGAGCTGGACCAGATCGTGGTCGAATCCACCGCCCATGCCAACCAGGAAGCGGAGAAATTCAACCAACAGGACAAGCAGCACGTCCTGGACGCCAAGACCACCGAGATCATCACCCTCACACCGCAAGAGCGCAGTGTCTGGCGCGAACGAATGAAACCGGTATGGGCGAAGTTCGAGAAAGAGATCGGTCCGGACCTGATCAAGGCGGCCGAGGCTTCCAACAGCGCCCAGTGA
- a CDS encoding methylated-DNA--[protein]-cysteine S-methyltransferase: MLPLYKTIPSPVGQLILVARETRLAAILWENERLNRVRLGPLEEDTQHPVLKETERQLLEYFAGQRRRFELELDFAGTDFQVRVWHALLTIPFGETRSYRDIAVQIGQPTAVRAVGAANGRNPISIIAPCHRVIGSSGSLTGFAGGLAAKQLLLSLEGQQTLQLAF, encoded by the coding sequence ATGTTGCCTCTGTACAAAACCATCCCATCCCCCGTCGGCCAGTTGATCCTCGTCGCCCGGGAGACAAGATTGGCGGCCATCCTGTGGGAAAACGAGCGGCTCAACCGGGTGCGCCTGGGGCCTTTGGAAGAAGACACCCAGCATCCGGTCCTCAAGGAAACCGAACGTCAGTTGCTGGAGTATTTCGCCGGTCAGCGCCGCCGTTTCGAATTGGAGCTGGACTTTGCCGGCACTGATTTCCAGGTCCGAGTGTGGCACGCACTGCTGACCATCCCCTTCGGTGAAACCCGCAGCTACCGCGACATCGCCGTCCAGATCGGCCAACCGACAGCGGTCCGGGCGGTCGGCGCCGCCAACGGTCGCAACCCCATCTCGATCATCGCCCCGTGCCACCGCGTCATCGGCAGCTCCGGCAGCCTCACCGGCTTCGCTGGCGGTTTGGCGGCCAAACAATTGCTGCTCAGCCTCGAAGGCCAACAGACCCTGCAGTTGGCGTTCTGA
- a CDS encoding LuxR C-terminal-related transcriptional regulator: MTDLSSLPDSARAAIAVQDGRFYRPPLPDGHVARPRLCERLSAGLGGRLLLVSAPAGFGKSSLAVEFCQSLPAHWQSLWLGLSARDNDPGRFLERLLDGLQAFFPQLGGRALGLLKMRQRHQPFAFEEWLDGLLDELSAHLSPRNPLLLVLDDYHLAQSPVLDRCLQFFLNHLPDGLLVLVTSRQRPDWHLARLRLSRQLLELNEQDLRLTHDEALTLLQHHSSSLRGEALENLIQRSEGWVAGLRFWLLAASEAGNEGLLPQALHGGEGLIRDYLLEEVIDCLPAEVQAFLYDTAPQERFCSALCDAVREAHDSGEILRYLAAHQVFLVPLDEHGHWYRYHHLFSDLLRSRPSAPAMVPAATLHLRACRWFNAQGLIDEAVEQALRAGHLDVAANLVQNLSEEQLLAEQNVGMLLRWKMDLPDSLLISTPRLIVLYSWALGLACQLDAAEELAAHLSRFLPAPSATAQKSMLAQWLALSGIVARGRGDREATLRYCSEALESLPQKRYGQRLMCLSTLSNLAIADGDLWRARNLNRDSLELAQRVGNPLFEALAHYDRARVLQARGEILRALDEVHQGLQRLHKLSPQRLYAVRARLIMYEGFLLTLRMQPQVGLARLQAGLTEARACRDISVLIGHCVIARIEGYGGEFARAFAELAEAERLMHIWDVPPIYYLAMITLVKCELWLAQGRTDLAEAWLARLGQTYTGERAAAPPEFHPQLPLHVELQQAVLESIRGQPMLAEGRLDALLEHGQQTGRQMLSVMALNQKVALLLSVGREPEARRTLAQAFEAASGGVLQPFEWLFGKHCEWFREQLLHAPPSTLREHLLERLPSTVAQPVDPAAPVETLSSRERAVLQLIAQGCSNQEISEQLFISLHTVKTHASHINSKLGVERRTQAVARAKALGLLG, translated from the coding sequence ATGACTGATTTGTCTTCACTTCCGGATTCTGCCCGCGCAGCCATCGCGGTACAGGACGGGCGTTTCTACCGCCCGCCCTTGCCCGACGGCCATGTCGCGCGGCCGCGGTTGTGCGAACGTTTGAGCGCCGGGCTCGGCGGGCGGTTGCTGTTGGTCAGTGCCCCGGCGGGGTTCGGTAAAAGCTCCCTGGCGGTGGAGTTCTGCCAGAGCCTGCCGGCCCATTGGCAAAGCCTCTGGCTGGGGCTCAGTGCCCGGGACAACGATCCGGGGCGTTTCCTGGAACGCTTGCTCGACGGGCTCCAGGCATTTTTCCCGCAACTGGGCGGCCGGGCGCTGGGGCTGCTGAAAATGCGCCAGCGCCATCAGCCCTTTGCCTTCGAAGAATGGCTCGATGGCTTGCTGGACGAGTTGTCCGCGCACTTATCGCCCCGCAATCCCTTGTTGCTGGTCCTCGACGATTACCACCTGGCCCAAAGCCCGGTGCTGGATCGCTGCCTGCAATTTTTCCTCAATCACCTGCCCGACGGTTTGCTGGTACTCGTCACCAGCCGCCAGCGGCCGGACTGGCACCTGGCGCGCCTGCGCCTGTCGCGGCAATTGCTCGAACTCAACGAGCAAGACCTGCGCCTGACCCATGACGAAGCCTTGACCCTGCTCCAGCATCACAGCAGCTCGTTGCGCGGCGAGGCGCTGGAAAACCTCATCCAGCGCAGTGAAGGCTGGGTGGCCGGGCTGCGGTTCTGGTTGCTGGCCGCCTCCGAGGCCGGCAACGAAGGCCTGCTGCCCCAGGCCTTGCACGGTGGGGAGGGACTGATCCGCGATTATCTGCTCGAAGAAGTCATCGATTGCCTGCCCGCCGAGGTGCAGGCGTTTCTCTACGACACGGCCCCTCAGGAGCGTTTTTGCAGCGCGCTGTGCGATGCCGTGCGCGAAGCCCATGACAGTGGCGAAATCCTGCGTTACCTGGCGGCCCACCAGGTCTTCCTGGTACCGCTGGACGAGCACGGCCATTGGTACCGTTATCACCACTTGTTTTCCGACCTGCTGCGCAGTCGCCCCAGCGCGCCGGCCATGGTCCCGGCCGCGACCCTGCACCTGCGGGCCTGTCGCTGGTTCAACGCCCAGGGCCTGATCGACGAAGCCGTGGAACAGGCGTTGCGGGCCGGGCACCTGGATGTGGCGGCGAACCTGGTGCAGAACCTTTCGGAGGAGCAACTGCTGGCCGAGCAGAACGTCGGCATGTTGCTGCGCTGGAAAATGGATTTGCCCGACAGCCTGCTCATCAGCACGCCGCGGCTGATCGTGCTCTACAGTTGGGCATTGGGCCTGGCCTGCCAATTGGACGCCGCCGAAGAGCTGGCCGCGCACTTGAGTCGTTTCCTGCCGGCCCCTTCCGCCACCGCGCAAAAGTCCATGCTCGCCCAATGGCTGGCCCTGAGCGGCATCGTCGCCCGTGGCCGCGGTGATCGCGAGGCCACCCTGCGTTATTGCAGCGAAGCCCTGGAGAGCCTGCCGCAAAAACGCTACGGCCAGCGGCTGATGTGCCTGTCCACCTTGTCGAACCTGGCGATTGCCGACGGCGACCTGTGGCGCGCCCGGAACCTGAACCGCGATTCCCTGGAGCTGGCGCAGCGGGTTGGCAACCCATTGTTCGAGGCCCTGGCCCATTACGACCGTGCCCGGGTCTTGCAGGCACGGGGGGAAATCCTGCGGGCGCTGGACGAAGTGCACCAGGGTTTGCAACGTTTGCATAAATTATCGCCCCAGCGGCTTTATGCGGTGCGGGCGCGGTTGATCATGTACGAGGGGTTCCTGCTGACCTTGCGCATGCAACCCCAGGTCGGCCTGGCGCGGTTGCAGGCAGGCCTCACCGAAGCCCGCGCCTGCCGCGACATCAGCGTGCTGATCGGTCATTGCGTGATCGCCCGTATCGAAGGCTATGGCGGCGAGTTCGCCCGGGCCTTTGCCGAACTGGCTGAAGCCGAGCGTCTGATGCACATCTGGGACGTTCCGCCGATCTACTACCTGGCGATGATTACCCTGGTCAAATGCGAGCTCTGGCTGGCCCAGGGTCGCACCGATCTGGCCGAAGCCTGGCTGGCCCGCTTGGGCCAGACCTACACGGGCGAACGGGCCGCCGCGCCGCCGGAGTTCCACCCGCAACTGCCGCTGCATGTCGAATTGCAGCAGGCGGTGCTGGAATCCATCCGGGGTCAACCGATGCTTGCCGAAGGGCGACTCGATGCCCTGCTTGAACACGGCCAGCAAACCGGCCGGCAAATGCTCAGCGTGATGGCGCTCAACCAGAAGGTCGCCTTGCTGTTGAGCGTCGGCCGTGAGCCCGAAGCACGCCGTACCCTGGCCCAAGCTTTCGAAGCCGCCAGCGGCGGGGTGTTGCAGCCCTTCGAGTGGTTGTTTGGCAAACACTGTGAATGGTTTCGCGAACAACTGCTGCATGCACCGCCCAGCACGTTGCGCGAACATCTGCTCGAACGCCTGCCCTCGACGGTGGCCCAGCCTGTCGACCCGGCGGCACCTGTCGAAACCCTCAGCAGTCGCGAGCGGGCGGTGTTGCAGCTGATTGCCCAAGGTTGTTCGAACCAGGAGATCAGCGAGCAATTGTTCATCTCGCTGCACACCGTCAAGACCCACGCCAGCCACATCAACAGCAAACTCGGCGTCGAGCGCCGCACCCAGGCGGTGGCGCGGGCGAAGGCGTTGGGGTTGTTGGGCTGA
- a CDS encoding DUF1329 domain-containing protein, whose amino-acid sequence MKVTKNLLQAGVLGLSLLAASVMAAVPAAEADKLGKSLTPMGAEMAGNADGSISAWKPMAKNAGAVDSKGFLADPFPTEKPLFTITAQNVEQYKAKLAPGQYAMFKRYPETFKMPVYPTHRGATVPDEVFASIKKNAVNTKLVSGGNGLENFETAVPFPIPQSGVEVIWNHITRYRGGSVTRLVTQATPQPNGSYSLVYFRDQFVFRDKMKDFDPANPGNILFYFKQQVTAPARLAGGVLLVHETLDQVKEPRSAWVYNAGQRRVRRAPQVSYDGPGTAADGLRTSDNLDMYNGAPDRYDWKLEGKKELYIAANSYRIDSPQLKYADIIKAGHINQDLTRYELRRVWHVTATLKEGQRHIYAKRDFYIDEDTWQAAVIDHYDGRGQLWRVAEAHAENYYDKQVPWYALETLYDLQSGRYLALGMKNEEKSAYDFGFTATTADFTPNALRQDGIR is encoded by the coding sequence ATGAAAGTAACAAAGAATCTGTTGCAGGCCGGTGTCTTGGGGCTGTCCCTGCTGGCCGCCAGTGTCATGGCGGCAGTACCCGCGGCCGAGGCCGACAAGCTGGGCAAGAGCCTGACGCCGATGGGCGCCGAGATGGCCGGCAATGCCGATGGCTCGATCTCGGCCTGGAAACCCATGGCCAAGAACGCCGGTGCCGTGGACAGCAAGGGCTTCCTGGCCGACCCGTTCCCGACTGAAAAACCGCTGTTCACCATCACTGCGCAGAACGTCGAGCAATACAAGGCCAAGCTCGCCCCGGGCCAGTACGCGATGTTCAAGCGCTACCCGGAAACCTTCAAGATGCCGGTCTACCCGACCCATCGCGGCGCCACCGTGCCGGACGAGGTGTTCGCCTCCATCAAGAAGAATGCGGTCAACACCAAGCTGGTTTCCGGCGGCAACGGTCTGGAGAACTTCGAGACGGCCGTGCCGTTCCCGATTCCCCAGAGCGGCGTCGAAGTCATCTGGAACCACATCACCCGCTATCGCGGCGGCAGCGTGACGCGCCTGGTCACCCAGGCCACCCCGCAGCCCAACGGTTCGTACAGCCTGGTGTACTTCCGCGACCAGTTCGTGTTCCGCGACAAGATGAAGGATTTCGATCCGGCCAACCCTGGCAACATCCTGTTCTACTTCAAGCAACAAGTGACCGCGCCGGCGCGCCTGGCCGGTGGCGTGCTGCTGGTGCACGAGACCCTCGACCAAGTGAAGGAGCCGCGTTCGGCGTGGGTCTACAACGCTGGCCAGCGCCGTGTGCGCCGTGCCCCGCAAGTGTCCTATGACGGCCCGGGTACTGCCGCCGACGGCCTGCGTACCTCCGACAACCTGGACATGTACAACGGCGCACCGGACCGCTACGACTGGAAACTGGAAGGCAAGAAAGAGCTGTACATCGCCGCCAACAGCTACCGGATCGATTCGCCGCAACTCAAGTACGCCGACATCATCAAGGCCGGCCACATCAACCAGGACCTGACCCGCTACGAGCTGCGTCGCGTCTGGCATGTGACTGCGACCCTGAAGGAAGGCCAGCGCCACATCTACGCCAAGCGTGACTTCTACATCGATGAAGACACCTGGCAAGCCGCGGTGATCGACCACTACGACGGTCGTGGCCAACTGTGGCGTGTGGCCGAGGCCCATGCCGAGAACTACTACGACAAGCAAGTGCCGTGGTACGCCCTGGAAACCCTCTACGACCTGCAGTCCGGCCGCTACCTGGCGCTGGGCATGAAGAACGAGGAGAAATCGGCCTACGACTTCGGCTTCACCGCCACCACCGCCGACTTCACCCCGAACGCACTGCGTCAGGACGGCATCCGCTAA
- a CDS encoding alkaline phosphatase D family protein: MLSSTPDMTSTLPPVLVGPLLRRLEPARLVMWLVGTRALALTLRIDGVGDLALDASRCTVVPVGQRAFVHLIDVTLDAPLPQDVAIDYDLLVDGAPIAEWAPHLLYDGAQCPNFMLHSRIEQLVHGSCRKPHYPANDGLLCVDRLLAQDPAQRPALLMMSGDQVYADDVAGPMLRAIHGLIERLGLFEECLDGAVVEDSAKLYQHPASYYHRADLLPALESNETLRERFFGGARKPIFTSSSADNHLVTFAEVMAMYLLVWSPVPWTLIAVQPPELTVERRQRYDLEQRRIDAFKTGLDGVARVFAHLSCLMIFDDHDITDDWNLSAQWEETAYGHPFSKRIIGNALIAYMLCQGWGNNPDAFADVLPQTLALSDTARDRYLDSEPQDQLIDTLLGFQQWHYVLPSTPALVVLDTRTRRWRSENTLKQPSGLLDWEALSELQQELLDHPSAIIVSPAPIFGVKLIETVQRVFSWCGYPLLVDAENWMAHRGAAQVILNIFRHSRTPGNYVVLSGDVHYSFVYEVLIPHRKGGPRIWQITSSGIKNEFPPVLLEWFDRLNRWLYSPRSPLNWFTKRRSMRIVPHTPEHAEAGERLWNSAGIGQVFFNEQGQPTKIYQHNANGQPPTRMLPPKSPPT, encoded by the coding sequence ATGCTGTCGTCCACTCCAGACATGACCTCTACCCTGCCCCCTGTTCTGGTCGGCCCGCTGTTACGGCGCCTGGAGCCTGCGCGCCTGGTGATGTGGTTGGTGGGCACGCGAGCGTTGGCGTTGACGCTGCGCATTGACGGTGTCGGCGACCTGGCACTCGATGCATCACGTTGCACCGTGGTGCCGGTGGGGCAACGGGCGTTTGTGCACTTGATCGATGTGACGCTCGACGCGCCCCTGCCCCAGGACGTGGCGATTGACTACGACCTGCTGGTGGACGGTGCCCCCATCGCCGAGTGGGCGCCGCATCTGTTGTATGACGGCGCACAGTGCCCGAACTTCATGTTGCACTCGCGTATCGAGCAATTGGTCCACGGTTCCTGCCGCAAACCCCACTACCCGGCCAACGACGGCCTGCTCTGTGTCGACCGTCTGCTCGCGCAAGACCCGGCGCAACGCCCGGCTCTGTTGATGATGAGTGGCGACCAGGTCTATGCCGACGATGTCGCCGGGCCCATGCTGCGGGCGATTCATGGGCTGATCGAACGCTTGGGGCTGTTCGAGGAATGCCTGGACGGCGCCGTCGTGGAAGACAGCGCCAAGCTCTACCAACACCCGGCCAGTTATTACCATCGCGCCGATTTGCTACCGGCATTGGAGAGCAACGAAACCCTGCGCGAGCGTTTTTTCGGCGGGGCGCGCAAGCCGATCTTCACCAGCAGCAGCGCCGATAATCACTTGGTGACGTTCGCCGAAGTCATGGCGATGTACCTGCTGGTGTGGTCGCCGGTGCCCTGGACACTGATCGCTGTGCAGCCCCCCGAACTGACCGTCGAGCGGCGCCAGCGCTACGACCTGGAACAGCGACGCATCGACGCGTTCAAGACCGGGCTGGACGGCGTGGCGCGGGTATTTGCGCACTTGTCATGCCTGATGATTTTCGACGACCACGACATTACCGATGACTGGAATCTGTCCGCGCAGTGGGAGGAAACGGCCTACGGCCATCCGTTCTCCAAGCGCATCATCGGCAACGCCTTGATCGCCTACATGCTCTGCCAAGGCTGGGGCAACAACCCGGATGCCTTTGCGGACGTGCTCCCGCAAACCCTGGCCTTGAGCGACACCGCTCGCGACCGCTACCTCGACAGCGAACCACAGGACCAATTGATCGACACCCTGCTGGGTTTCCAGCAGTGGCATTACGTGCTGCCGAGCACCCCGGCCCTGGTGGTGCTCGACACCCGCACCCGCCGCTGGCGCAGTGAGAACACCCTCAAGCAACCTTCCGGCCTGCTGGATTGGGAAGCCCTGAGCGAGTTGCAGCAAGAGTTGTTGGATCACCCCTCGGCCATCATCGTCTCACCGGCACCGATCTTCGGCGTAAAGCTGATCGAGACCGTGCAGCGGGTGTTCAGTTGGTGCGGTTATCCGTTGCTGGTGGACGCGGAAAACTGGATGGCCCATCGCGGCGCGGCCCAGGTGATCCTGAACATTTTCCGACACTCACGCACACCGGGTAATTACGTGGTGCTGTCAGGGGATGTGCATTATTCCTTCGTCTACGAGGTGCTGATCCCACACCGCAAGGGCGGCCCGCGTATCTGGCAGATCACCAGCAGCGGCATCAAGAATGAATTCCCGCCCGTACTGCTGGAATGGTTCGACCGCCTGAACCGTTGGCTCTACTCCCCGCGCTCGCCCCTGAACTGGTTCACCAAGCGCCGCAGCATGCGCATCGTCCCCCACACCCCGGAACACGCCGAAGCGGGCGAACGGCTGTGGAACAGCGCCGGCATTGGCCAGGTGTTCTTCAATGAACAGGGCCAGCCCACGAAGATCTACCAGCACAACGCCAACGGCCAACCACCGACACGCATGCTGCCCCCCAAATCCCCACCGACCTGA
- a CDS encoding mandelate racemase family protein: MRITGVHVEVFSTPSRRAQDSAGHAHPGDEVMIKMALLRIGCDDGSEGYAFGPPELIRPHIIESFVRKVLVGRDPMDRESIWQDLAHWQRGSAGQFTDRALALVEQALWDLAGRKLKLPVHKLIGGYRDKVPAYGSTMCGDDLPGGLSTPDEYGQFAEKLVQRGYKAIKLHTWMPPISFAPNPQMDIQACAAVREAVGPDIALMLDGYHWYSRMDALTIGKALQKLNFAWFEEPMMEDSAESYAWLAANLDIPVLGPESIAGKFHSRASWVTQKSCDILRAGVAGVGGIGPCLKVAHLAESFGMDCEVHGNGAANLAVVGAISNCRWYERGLLHPFLDYEDVPAHLNSIVDPMDADGFVHLSDRPGLGEDINFAYIEANTLSRH; this comes from the coding sequence ATGAGAATCACAGGCGTTCACGTCGAAGTCTTTTCCACACCTTCGCGCCGTGCCCAGGACAGCGCCGGTCACGCCCATCCGGGCGATGAGGTCATGATCAAGATGGCCTTGCTGCGAATCGGCTGCGACGATGGTAGTGAGGGTTATGCCTTTGGCCCGCCTGAGTTGATTCGTCCGCACATCATCGAATCCTTCGTGCGCAAAGTGCTGGTGGGCCGCGATCCGATGGACCGTGAAAGCATCTGGCAAGACCTGGCGCACTGGCAGCGCGGTAGCGCCGGGCAGTTCACCGACCGGGCGCTGGCGCTGGTGGAGCAGGCTTTGTGGGATCTGGCCGGACGCAAGCTCAAATTGCCGGTGCATAAACTGATTGGCGGTTATCGCGACAAGGTCCCGGCGTACGGCTCGACGATGTGCGGCGACGATTTGCCGGGTGGGTTGTCGACGCCGGACGAGTACGGCCAATTTGCCGAGAAACTGGTGCAGCGCGGCTACAAGGCCATCAAGTTGCACACCTGGATGCCGCCGATTTCCTTCGCGCCAAATCCACAAATGGACATCCAGGCCTGCGCCGCCGTGCGTGAGGCGGTGGGGCCGGACATCGCGCTGATGCTCGACGGTTACCACTGGTACAGTCGCATGGATGCGCTGACCATTGGCAAGGCCCTGCAAAAGCTGAATTTCGCCTGGTTCGAAGAGCCGATGATGGAAGACTCGGCGGAGTCCTATGCCTGGCTGGCCGCCAACCTGGACATCCCGGTGCTGGGCCCGGAGAGCATCGCCGGCAAGTTCCATAGCCGCGCCAGTTGGGTCACCCAGAAGTCCTGTGACATCCTGCGTGCCGGCGTGGCCGGGGTCGGGGGCATCGGGCCGTGCCTGAAGGTGGCGCACCTGGCCGAGTCGTTCGGCATGGACTGCGAGGTCCACGGCAATGGCGCGGCGAACCTGGCGGTGGTCGGGGCGATCAGCAATTGCCGCTGGTACGAGCGCGGCCTGCTGCACCCGTTCCTCGACTATGAAGACGTCCCGGCGCACCTCAACAGCATCGTCGACCCCATGGACGCCGACGGTTTTGTCCACCTGTCCGACCGGCCGGGGTTGGGCGAGGACATCAACTTCGCGTATATCGAGGCCAACACCCTGTCCCGACATTGA